Part of the Panicum virgatum strain AP13 chromosome 4N, P.virgatum_v5, whole genome shotgun sequence genome is shown below.
TTCATACATGCATCGGTGATAGACTGAGTTTATTATGCTCTTCTTGTCTATTATGCATCGGCGAAAATGTCATGCACTTCTTACCGTCATCATGCTAGTGAGCCATATGTTTATTATGCTCTTCTCATGATGATAACTTCTGCTCTGTTTATTTAACTGGAGTTTTGCTCTCTGTCTAGATTCAAATGTATGCAACTTGTGTGTGTTTGCATTGCTTGCTTCCAACAGTTCTGCCCCCTATCAATCATGTTGAGCTTCTATTTTGCTTACTCTCAGGACAAATTTAGGCTACGCATTTACATGAGACTTAAGAGAGTGAACGTCTGCCAATGCACTCAGTTAGTTTGTTGTGTCATTGGGGATGGCTTTGTTTCCATCCGAAACACACGCTAGAGCCTGCTTTGATTGTGCAAGATGAGAACATAGAGCAAACCGCCCCAATATGACTGGAAGACACCATCTCTGAAGCACCAAGACCCTGTTCTGAAAGAAAGAAACCTGGACGTCCTTTGAGGGATTAAATCAACGATTGAGAGCTTTGAGGTAAAAGAAAATGCGCAAGCATCTGAAGTTGCTTTTTTTAGGGGTCATCTGAAGTTGCTTAGAGCATAGACTTCCATTGAGTAGGGCTCATTTTGAAAAATCCCAGCTCACGTCGTCCTAAGGGGGTAGTATTCAGACATCCTCGGCAAATCTAGTGAATGTACATGAAAAACATTTCGATAGTTCAATGGATGCATAGCAAGTAATCACGAGTTTTCTAATGATTTCTCAAATGTGACAAAGAGTAACATAATTTGAGATTatcaaaggtatatataaacaAATTTGGAAAACAACCCTTTTACCACGCACTGTCATACGAACTGAGCCCAGCGTAACAAGAACTCAATAATAAAAGCACCACAAAAGTCTAGAATCAATCAACATCTTTGGTTCAACATAACCCAGCGTAACAAGCTAACAAGACCCAACAATGTTATTATGCCAAGCATAAGTTATTAGAGACTCTCcattctttctttctcctctaAGCTCTTTTGAATCTCATGAGATTCCCTTAAGTGTGTCAGACATGAAACGTCCCTATTTTGTCTCATTTAATTAGAAACTAAGCattcaaaaattttgaaatttcaaaCAAATCTCAAGTTTTAAGTGAAAAGTTTAGTTTAGACTCTCGAACTATCACAAATGTCTGATCATCAACATTAAACTACAAAATCAGATAACCAGGGCCGTCCCTGTTCAAATCGGGCAAATTTGACCCCTTGAGTTGTTTTAAAGGTGGTTTTTTATTTTGAGAAAATTAAAATTATTCaagtttaaactaaaaaatcataattaatttattttaaattagaaaaataagaagaagtgccaaattttttataaatatgtaacctatctattagcACTATATTTACCAATTTTTAAGATCCAATTTTTTCATGTTCTTAGCATTTATTTGCTCGTAGTTAtgcatattatttttaataataaGATTCAGACAGAGCTCCAACATATAGGAGAAGCCACGGGAGTGAATTAGGATATGGGTGCATGGTGGCGGGGGAGTGTGGGATAAATAGCAGCGAAGAAAAGCATCATGAGGTTGAAGATGTGCTAGTCAATAATGAACATAAAACTATACTATACAAGATAACAATAATGTCTATATAAGAATTGTTGATATATTAAACAAACAACATGATCACTACAATCATAAAACAAACCATAATACACGAAGAGATACATATAGCGGTACCACATCGATACAAGTCGCCATGGCCATCGCTATGAAATTATTATTTACTCCTAGTTATTAGTAGGATGATACTAAACTTTACCCAAATATATTGTCTTCAACGATCTAGGTTGCCATGCATCTTATGTgcatgctagaccatatccAATACCTAGAAGATGTCCATATTATTCATCATTTGGTCATGAAAGAAATCCCCAAGTTGGTCAGCAGTCCAAGCCGCTTGTGAGCCCCCATCCTCCATCACTGGAGCCACATATGAAGTAGTAGCCCCAATCTGTTGGTCACCAGCCCAAGCGGCTACTTGgttgctggtgctggtttggttGGCGTGGTAAAGGATGTGTGACTGCACTTGAGCCTGGTTGTTCATTGTGGCGTGCTGGCCACTAGCACCATAGAGGCTTGGGTTGTAGGCACCTCCAGCGAAGCTGAACCCTTCCCAGTTGGAGGTATTATTTTGAGCCAAAGGCTCGGTATCATAGAGGCCGACGTCGTTGATGCTATAGCGTTGCCTACGAGTAGGATTCTCCAGCCTTCGAAAGTACTTCTGGGCATGGCTAGAGACTTGCAGTGGTGTCCTAGTGGTGACGAAGTACCTAGAGATGTTCTTCCAATTGCCACGGCCGTATACTTGCAAACCACGAAGGAATAGCCTGCGGTGGCACAAGATTTAGGATGAAAACATCCGACATGATCCAAAATAGATAAAAATACCACAACTTGAGTATGCAAGAGGATATAAGAATTACTAGAGAATCAATAACCTGTGCTCCGCCTTGGTCCAGAACCTGGTGTTGTGTGCCCTCTCCATCCGAGGAGTAGACTGCCTACGCAGCACCTCCTGTGCGACCCTCCTAACCCCTGTCTCCATTGTTGGATAACCAAGCAGCATGCCCATGTTGTTCATGGCGGAATCCTCCAGAGGAATTTCAAAATTGTTCACAAGATCCCTACCCGTTGTCCCGGAATAGTAGGAGCCGTCACCGGTGCCGCTTTGCATCGTCTCCACCATGAGATCAACATACAAGTGGATTACTTGATGCTTCTCCTTCATGGGGAACATTGTCTGGATCTCATTGACAATGTCACTGTGCTTCTTGCTCATGTCACCTAAGACAATGTTGCTATTGAACCTAGCGATGAGTGAtttcaccatgttgatctcagAGGCACTCCACTCTCCGGTGGACATGGTGGAATCCATGGGGACGAGTGTTGTGTATGTACTATGAAAAAACGCTACCGGCTAGTATGAACTACAAAGAAGGTTGTTCTTGGGATGCAAAGAATGACAAGCACAAAGGCTGTTATTTATAGATCCAGTGGCAAATCTTTTCATCCTggtttcaattaattagagaatcAACCTTGATATCAAGTCAAGTAGTGATTGCTTAATAGTAGGTCAAAGATATCAAGTCAtatctaatattttttttaaaatattttaatgTACTACAGATTTCAGTTTTTCAAGTGAAAGAATAATATAAGAATAAAAAATTACCTAGTGGCTTAACTAATTTAAGGAGAGCAATCCGTTTGTGCATGTGTATGTACAAGGTAGACAGTAGAGACTGCAGGCGAGCAGCCGACTGTTGACAAACCGACGACCTCTATTTGTTTTAGAAAAACCAGCAGCACTGGACTGTACCTaagtctgaaactctgaatatTGCTAGAGAGCAGGAAACCCCTAATAATGTGCCGATCGAGTACGGAGTATCCTTCAACACCGCCACTAAGGTGCCAAAAGGATGCAGGTACATGTCCTAGAGGCATGGTCACACGCATGGTCGGGCATGACCATACCACCTTGCTAGCAACAGCCGACATTGTCACTCAGGCGGCACACAGGATCGCATGCATCAAGATACTATACGACTGCTCGGTTTCCTGAATCTTATTTGGGTACTATATCAGTTAACTTCATCTTTAGCAGGTTTACTGAATCCAGTACTTCACTATATGCAATAATGCAACTGCCATAGCATATctctcttccctctctctctctctctaacgtGTAATTGATTGTCTTAGATAGTTCTATCTCAAAAATGACCATGAACTGTTTGAATCGTACATGCATATTTTTCTCATGATTTGCattaaactaaaaatatatactttttttctgatatacatatttataggaTCTTTTAAGATATTCTCAAATCAATAAGATTTGATTAAAAATTAGAACCTTTTGCCTCATAGGAGTAATAGGTCATCAAAGTCATTGAAAAATACAAGTCTACACCTATTTCTAAAGCGAATATAGTTTCTacctaaatttttagtttagtcTGTCTCGTATTATTGACAGGTGGGTCTTAGTCTACGACTCGATCACGTAAATCCATACTACAAATTAACGCACGAGCACCAATACGTATCCGACTTGTACCAATTTTGTCTATAGCAAGCCACAGATATAATTGCCTAGTAGATTATAATGTCTATAATATCGAATGATCACATAGATATGTGTACGCCTCTTTTTTTTAGGGAAGATAGGATACTCCAACTAGGGGCAATGCTCAGGGTCACGCGTGTGACCCCGAGTAGAAGTGTCGTAGCATCACTGTTCCTCGGGATTTAGTGTTTTGGACCTAGAACTAATAAATTGGTCCACGTATGTGATCTAGCCGAATTTGTTGCTGGAACAATTTCTTTTTGTTCGGAACAATTTTTCAATTGTTCCAGCAATAAATAAAAATTGTTCCACAACAAAAAAATGTTctgcaataaaaaaatattccacCTTGTACACGTATGACTTCTAACTTTTGCTCACTAGCAGGGACCACGGAAGTGTCCGTGACACAAAGGTTATCTATAGCAGATTAtttgaaaaaacaaaacaaaaatgctTTTGTTTAGTACTTGAGCATCCCGGCCCAGCGCACTCTTAACTTGTAAGGCCCAATAACAAAGCCAACACGACCTTAATATCAAAGCCAACATGCCCAATAACAGCGCATGAGGAGGCCTTTCCCGGGCGGCCCAACCTATCCAACATCTGGCCCAGGGAATTCTTGTGGCACACATGACACATCGAGCTCTGAGGGCCGGCAAGAAACTTCTGGCAGCAGGCGCCAGGCGCAAGCGCATCGCAAGCAATGGCGCCGAGTTCGAGCCTGGATTTGGCGATGGCCCCGAgcgtcctcctccaccgccgcgtgGTCACACACGCCTCCTTCAtccggggaaggggaaggggcgcgagcgggaggaggagcagcaatCTGGCCCTCTCCGCTTCCTCCTCCAACGGTACCTGCCCCCCCTCCTTCGATCCCTTCCCGTATTGCAATAGTTTCGAAATCCTGAATTGCCGGTGTGTTTGCTTCAGTTCAGCTCAATAAATTGGTCTCTCTAAGCTTAAGAACTGGTGCGGAGGGTTGAATCTTGGTCAAACACCGTATGTCAGGGTAGATCCTGGTGTTACTGAACTTTTTCTTGACATGGCTGGTGTTACTGAACTTGGTGTACTCTCTAGGTTGTGCAGGCGTGCGCAAGTGCGTTGTTtcaagaaattaaaattttggGTTCTTGATTTCGTACTCCACTTCCAACTCGCTGGAAGTTTAATTTAGTTTTGTCAGCAAGTTCTGCCTGCCTGATACTGAAGTAGCTACAAATAAATTAAGACTTTCGTTTGGGGATGAGTCTCATGCAGAGTTAGATAATTTGAGATCATGATTCATGAAGCTGAATATGTATCTGGGAAACTGACTGACTGACTGTTCCGGCATGCCAACATTTGTTACCCTGTGGTGGGAAATGATTGCCGGTGGAGTTCATGGCGCTGAATGTATAAATCCATCGCGATGCAGGTGCAGCAGTTCCATCCCTGACAAGTGACTCGGATAAGAAGGGCCCTGTGATCATGGAAATTCCACCGGACCAGATCCGAAGGCCACTGATGCGAACACGTGCCAATGATCCAGCCAAGGTGCAAGAGCTCATGGACAGTATTTGTGTCATCGGCCTTCAAGTACCTGTGGGTATCTATAttaatttcttttcctttcaaatTATCAACAGTAACTCAACTCTGTGCTAATGCCTATACCTGTTCCATACTTCCACCTTAATGAATTCAATGAATCGCAAAGAAAGCTTTGAACACAAGCAGAGCAGTTTTTCAATTTACTTAATAGTTAATATTTGGTCGAGTTCTTGTCAATATGTCATATTCCCTCCATAATATAACATTATGCCAAAGGTATTGCCGTTCTCTTTAGTATGCGTGGGAGTACCTTTTTTGTTTCAAAAATGTTGCTCTGGTTTTGTTTAGAAATTTACTACTTTAGATGATAGCATGTGGGAAGTATGGCAGTTTGTTCCTCATGATCCAGTCAGAGCCACGCCCATTTATTTTTCATCACAGTTATCTGGGGGGAAAAAAAGGCAGACCTAGTAAAGAATTGCATATTGATGCTGAAAATATATGCAGGTCCACGTAAACTTTTGTTAAACTCATGAAGAGAAGAAAACACCAATTTGATTAGATTGAGCTTTACTAGGATCAGTAAACATCTGGGTCCTGCAGCTGAGCCACATAATGGAGCATGTTGCTGTAGTTTCTAGGCGGGGTAAATTAGATATTAGTTTACATATCATGCTTCTTGAACTAGTATAAATTTACATTCTTGAACTAGTATAAGTTCAGTTGGAGCATGCCTAATCACAGAGTAAACTTTCACAGCATTAGTATTGATGATTTTATGAGGATTCAGACACAAAATCGACATGTAACAAAATGTTGTGTGTTGTTTACTAAGCTGCTGATCGCTAAATAGTGAATAAATATCAGTATTTCATTTGACTGATTTTGTAGCTTCCTTTTcagtttctttctttcttgatGAGTGTAACTTGCATAAGGTTAGATGCATGAATGCTTCTTCAAGCTGATAGCTCAAGCAGAGATATATATATCTGTATTGGTCTTCCTAGCTTTTTCTTGTGCCAGCTTAAGAGCACATAGTTTAGTCAGAATTTTGTTTCACTTATGGGATCATGTTACAACATTCCAAAGGGCTTGTTGATCATCTATATGTGCCATAGGACACTTTCTCATGCACTGCGAGTGTTGGATTTCCGATGCTGTTGGTTTACTTCCCAATGATTCTTACTTGGCTCAATTTCTTGACTAGGGCAGATTGATGTGCTAGAGGTTGATGGGGTCTACTATGGTGCGTAATCCAGACTCCAGATCCGATTCATGACTCACCCTCTTATCACTTCAAGATCTATATCCATTTACCTTGTGCTGAATATGCTCGTGCGTGATCTTCAGGCTTCTCTGGATGCCACCGCTACGAGGCACACCAGCGCCTTGGTCTCCCAACCATCCGCTGCAAAGTCCGTCGAGGGACGAAAGAAACACTTAGGTCAGACCATCCTCTCAAGCTTGGATTATCACTGCATATTCGAATCACTTGATGCACTGAACTTCAGTCTGCTCTTTCAGGCACCATATGAGATGAGTTGGATGTTATTGGTGACTAAATCAGCTAGAGAGTGATCTGTGtatctagagctaaaacaaaacCTTTCATCATCTGTAATCGTCCATACTTGTAAATGTTACTCAAACAGATTGGCGAATACTAAGTCTGAACTCAACAGCAAGAGGAAATGTTGACTCATGCCCACACCATTCTTTTTCGGATCGGTGGAACTTCCATTTACATGGAATAGGATGGCTGCATGAGTAACCGAATGCATTGTGATGTTTACTTAATGTCGTTTATCAATTATCATGCTAGTATAAAATATAGCGTTTCAACTGAGGAAAAATGGAGAGGCACACTGAGGCAGCATTTGTCCATGTGGCCCAGAAAAAGGAAACTATTTTTAGCCCAGTATAGTGGGCCGTAATCGCAATCCCGTTAACTTTTGATCCGGCCCAGTTAGCTAATCATTCTTCTCCTCAAAGACACGAGCACTCTCCCCGAAACCACCACTCCGCAAAGCGGCTCGCTTTGCTTTAACACGCGCGCACCCGAACCAAATGCGACGCGCTCCGGAGGAGATGGCGATGGAGTCCGattcggcggcggtggaggagtggcggcgggcggagcgggATGCGGCTGGGCGCATCCAGAAGATGGAGGTGGAGATAGAAGCCAGAGACAAGGGGAAGGTCTGGAGAGGAGGTGCTCCAgtagaggaggagaaggcggcggacGGGGTCAGGGGAGAAGGGTTCAGGTGGGAGGAGGGCGGGGCGATCGGTTGGAAGGGGAGGATGCATGGGCACCAGAGGCAGCCGGTCGCGGCGGGGCACCTCCCGTTCTGGAGGCCGGGAGGCGGATACGTGAGcggcgggaggggagggagaggagggttTCAGTTTCATCCCCGCCCTTGGTACGCTCGCCGTGTGGTTGCATTGTCCCCGCCTTCTCTTCGGTTTTTTGCATCGATCTGACGCGTTCTTGCTCGTGTTTCGTTAGGTTTCTTGGTGATTCGTGTAGTTGTGCTTGGTGTACAAATCTTTACTGATGAAGTATTTCTTGCCAGTTCTTTGTGGCATTTCGCCTTGTTTTACTGTACATTGTGCTGTGGTGGATTGGTATGCATTTTGGGGAATTGTGCTTTGGCTGTAGGATAGAAATGCTTGTACTCACCCTAGAGATGTTTACAGGTTCTGAAGAAACAATCTTGTTTTAGGTGCGCGTGTGATTTTGGATAATCAGGTCTTACTGTTGCTTCTTGGTACAATTATGGAAGAGAGAATAACACCTGGATTCAGGGCCCTGTGGATTGAATCCTACTACATAGAATATTTTGTTGTTGTTATCAAGAATTCAGAATGCTGGATCTGGATGTTTGATTCCAGATTTACTGGAGACACTATATAGCAGATTACCAATTGTTCTCATGGAGTCCTAGTTGATGTTTAGTGTTCATGATTGCTTTCTTTGAACATTTCTAGTTTATGCTTGTTCTGTTAGTATTGTTGAGATAATTGCATGTGTCTAGCAATAGGGAAGGCTAATTAATTTTTGGTGTCAGCAGCATTGTGCTTTTCTCAGTTTCTGTTATTAGTTCTGTCACTGTTGGGTGTAGATCATGATCTTTGTTAGCCTGATTGAAAATGCTAGACTAAATGTGAGTTCAGTTGCTGCTAAGTCTTCAAAGTTGGCTATAGCTTGTGTTCTTTGGATATCATTATATTTTCTGCAAATACCTCCAATAAACCTGTATTATACAGTGGCATCATTATTAGCTTGTGGATGTGTTTGCCGAATGTAATTTGTCTCTGAATTTGTGCTTATAAAGTGTTATTGTCTTTTATTACATTTTCAAGGAACCTGCAGCACCACAAATTGGACATCTCTAACAAACCTGAAGTATATGGTGGTGCAATTATCATCTGCAATGGTTTGACTAAGCGTCAGTTCTTCGAACAGAAACATTTTGCCCTTCCTGGTTATGCTGCAACTTTTATAAAGAAGATCAGAGCTGGTATGCTTCTCTTTCTGTTTGAGCATGAAGAGAGAAAACTCTATGGAGTGTTTGAGGCAACTTCAGATGGAGCATTGAACATTCTTCCAGATTCATGTGCTTCATTGTGCAAGTTTCGACCAGCGCAGGTAAGTATGCTTTTGCTTTTGGCTTCTTCTCATGGTTTTACCAGTTTACTGGTCCATTTTCTTTGGCAAGCTCAATTATGCATTGCTTCCTATGAATCTTTTCTGTGATTTCATAGTCCTTTTTGTTGCTTTGTTCTGGTTTTATCATGTGTGAATGTGCTGATAAAGGCTCTTCTATTTTTCATGCTTGCTCTATGAAATTCAGGTTCTTTTCAGAAGAGTTTGGTTTTGTAAGCCCCTAACTGAAGCTGAATTTTCTGATGTCATCAAAGGAAATTGTCTCCTCCCTCAAAGGTCTTTCTTTGGTATATCATACCAACAGGTTTGCTGTTTCTAATTTATGATGTGATTCAGCTATTGTCCTTAGTTAGAA
Proteins encoded:
- the LOC120670044 gene encoding sulfiredoxin, chloroplastic/mitochondrial-like, which produces MAPSSSLDLAMAPSVLLHRRVVTHASFIRGRGRGASGRRSSNLALSASSSNGAAVPSLTSDSDKKGPVIMEIPPDQIRRPLMRTRANDPAKVQELMDSICVIGLQVPIDVLEVDGVYYGFSGCHRYEAHQRLGLPTIRCKVRRGTKETLRHHMR
- the LOC120669043 gene encoding uncharacterized protein LOC120669043; the protein is MDSTMSTGEWSASEINMVKSLIARFNSNIVLGDMSKKHSDIVNEIQTMFPMKEKHQVIHLYVDLMVETMQSGTGDGSYYSGTTGRDLVNNFEIPLEDSAMNNMGMLLGYPTMETGVRRVAQEVLRRQSTPRMERAHNTRFWTKAEHRLFLRGLQVYGRGNWKNISRYFVTTRTPLQVSSHAQKYFRRLENPTRRQRYSINDVGLYDTEPLAQNNTSNWEGFSFAGGAYNPSLYGASGQHATMNNQAQVQSHILYHANQTSTSNQVAAWAGDQQIGATTSYVAPVMEDGGSQAAWTADQLGDFFHDQMMNNMDIF